From a region of the Methanolinea sp. genome:
- a CDS encoding RNA-guided pseudouridylation complex pseudouridine synthase subunit Cbf5 has product MTPEFPGSRITNTGILIIDKPRGPSSHQVTAWAGGILGAPVGHAGTLDPGVSGVLVVMIGNAVRLAPLLLAGDKEYVCLLRTHADVPAGQMQSMLAEFTGRVYQRPPRKSAVARNLRIRTVQDIGLLDVSGRSFLLKIRCDAGTYIRSLCHHIGLALGCGAHMEELRRTMAGNFHERDAVTLQQLKDAVVRASQGDPAGLGSMIRPPIDALEGVPRVVVRDSAVDAVCHGAVLARAGLAGTDRFERGAAVVLVTEKGELIGLGRSMVSSRDAGEMDHGLVVAPTSVFMKTGTYPRGWKRAKESSRPPGKR; this is encoded by the coding sequence ATGACCCCCGAGTTTCCGGGTTCCCGGATTACGAATACCGGCATCCTTATCATCGATAAACCCCGGGGGCCTTCAAGCCACCAGGTAACGGCATGGGCCGGTGGGATCCTCGGCGCCCCGGTTGGACACGCAGGAACGCTCGATCCCGGGGTGTCCGGCGTTCTGGTGGTGATGATTGGCAACGCGGTGCGCCTGGCCCCCCTCCTCCTTGCCGGGGATAAGGAATATGTCTGCCTGCTCCGGACTCATGCGGATGTGCCCGCCGGACAGATGCAGTCCATGCTGGCGGAATTCACGGGAAGGGTCTACCAGCGCCCGCCGAGAAAGAGCGCGGTGGCCCGGAATCTCAGGATACGAACCGTGCAGGATATTGGGCTGCTGGATGTTTCCGGGCGATCGTTCCTCCTGAAGATCCGGTGCGATGCCGGCACGTACATCCGCTCCCTCTGCCACCACATCGGGCTTGCACTTGGCTGCGGGGCGCACATGGAAGAGTTGCGCCGGACCATGGCCGGGAATTTCCACGAGCGCGATGCCGTAACACTCCAGCAGCTCAAAGATGCGGTTGTGCGGGCATCGCAGGGGGATCCCGCCGGCCTGGGTTCGATGATTCGCCCCCCGATTGACGCGTTGGAGGGCGTCCCCCGCGTCGTTGTCAGGGACTCTGCCGTGGATGCGGTCTGCCACGGCGCCGTGCTGGCCCGGGCAGGGCTCGCCGGGACAGACCGGTTCGAGCGTGGCGCGGCCGTTGTGCTGGTTACCGAGAAGGGAGAGCTGATCGGTCTTGGCAGGTCCATGGTATCATCCCGTGATGCCGGGGAAATGGACCACGGACTGGTGGTTGCACCAACATCGGTCTTCATGAAAACGGGCACGTATCCCCGGGGTTGGAAGAGGGCTAAGGAATCATCCCGGCCTCCCGGGAAGAGATAG
- a CDS encoding indolepyruvate oxidoreductase subunit beta has product MSGGYDIMIVGIGGQGTILASNILGEACLMEQRSVRGAETHGMAQRGGSVESHIRIDGRYGPLIAPGTADLLIAFDMLEALRYSHFLKDTGRMVVNRHMVVPTSVYVQKLSLPSEEEIVSLLAAKDLCLIDADAIAREAGSPLAANVVMLGAASHHMPLAADSLARAIERLVPPNTVVINTKAFELGRAAGETC; this is encoded by the coding sequence ATGAGCGGAGGGTATGATATCATGATTGTCGGGATTGGGGGACAGGGGACCATCCTTGCCTCTAATATCCTGGGTGAGGCCTGCCTGATGGAGCAACGATCGGTCCGGGGCGCAGAGACCCACGGAATGGCCCAGCGCGGCGGATCGGTCGAGAGCCATATCAGGATCGATGGAAGGTACGGACCGCTGATCGCTCCCGGCACGGCGGACCTGCTCATCGCGTTCGACATGCTCGAAGCATTGAGGTATTCCCACTTCCTGAAAGACACGGGAAGGATGGTGGTCAACCGCCACATGGTCGTCCCGACATCGGTCTATGTCCAGAAGCTCTCCCTGCCTTCTGAGGAGGAGATCGTCTCGCTCCTGGCGGCAAAAGACCTCTGCCTCATCGATGCCGATGCGATCGCCCGGGAAGCGGGAAGCCCGCTTGCTGCAAACGTGGTGATGCTCGGAGCGGCATCGCACCATATGCCCCTGGCCGCAGATTCCCTGGCCAGGGCGATCGAGCGCCTGGTCCCCCCCAATACCGTGGTGATCAATACAAAGGCATTCGAGCTGGGCCGTGCAGCAGGGGAGACCTGCTGA
- a CDS encoding uroporphyrinogen-III synthase, protein MNIAVTRLAGKETTDAARCRAFGHTCYSVAPLRADINQSLVSRFVESVEKNLYDCLFFTSALPAQIIAPRLSRWPRVVAIGPQTARTLRHFGIESEILPRYYSSALVPFLGEWIQNKRIGIPRADVPNPGLISGIRNAGGIPEEIRIYSLIPTGYELDLVKAQAILFTSAMSFERAIWKRRNGLLLMAIGESTASAMCRAGVVPSVTGDGSLDGTLRALNSFLATSPGRTRAL, encoded by the coding sequence ATGAACATCGCGGTAACCAGGCTCGCTGGAAAAGAGACGACGGATGCTGCACGGTGCCGGGCGTTCGGACACACGTGCTACTCTGTAGCTCCGCTCCGGGCCGATATCAACCAGTCCCTTGTCTCAAGGTTCGTGGAGTCGGTCGAAAAGAACCTGTACGACTGCCTCTTCTTCACGAGTGCGCTCCCTGCACAGATCATTGCACCCCGCCTCTCTCGCTGGCCCCGGGTGGTTGCCATAGGACCCCAGACGGCAAGAACGCTCCGGCACTTCGGGATCGAGTCCGAGATCCTTCCCCGCTACTACTCGTCTGCCCTTGTCCCCTTCCTCGGGGAGTGGATACAAAATAAGCGGATCGGTATCCCACGCGCTGACGTCCCGAACCCCGGCCTGATCAGCGGCATCAGGAACGCCGGGGGTATCCCTGAAGAAATCCGGATATACTCGCTCATCCCTACAGGATATGAACTGGATCTCGTAAAAGCGCAGGCCATCCTCTTCACCAGCGCCATGTCGTTCGAACGGGCTATCTGGAAGAGGCGGAACGGACTTCTCCTCATGGCTATCGGTGAATCAACCGCGTCAGCCATGTGCAGGGCCGGGGTCGTCCCTTCTGTTACCGGTGACGGTTCGCTTGACGGGACCCTCCGGGCGCTCAATTCCTTCCTTGCAACCAGTCCCGGCAGGACCCGCGCCCTATGA
- a CDS encoding site-specific DNA-methyltransferase, whose amino-acid sequence MMARIPAGSVDLVVTDPPFAIEFRAQRMNYNRTGRHVLDGYREIAADDYAEFTRSWMGEAYRVLSGSGSLYVFSGWNRLKDVLCSLDDAGFVTLNHIIWKYQFGVYTRKKYVTSHYHILYAVKNPRQYTFNKMDHYPEDVWVINREYWKGKQKTPTKLPLELVRKILCYSSNPGDLVLDPFLGSGTVAVASRETGRHFLGFEIVAEYIAFAEQRLHDAPARMDKKT is encoded by the coding sequence ATGATGGCACGTATCCCGGCAGGATCGGTCGACTTGGTTGTTACCGATCCACCGTTTGCCATCGAATTCCGGGCGCAGCGCATGAACTATAACCGCACGGGACGGCATGTACTCGACGGTTACAGGGAGATAGCTGCGGATGACTACGCGGAGTTCACCCGCTCCTGGATGGGAGAGGCGTATCGCGTCCTCTCCGGTTCGGGGAGTCTCTACGTATTCTCGGGCTGGAACCGCCTGAAGGATGTCCTCTGCAGCCTCGACGATGCCGGGTTTGTCACCCTCAACCATATCATCTGGAAGTACCAGTTCGGGGTATATACCCGGAAAAAATATGTGACCAGCCACTACCACATCCTGTACGCCGTGAAAAACCCACGGCAGTATACCTTCAACAAAATGGACCATTACCCCGAGGATGTCTGGGTGATCAACCGCGAGTACTGGAAAGGAAAGCAGAAGACTCCCACCAAGCTTCCCCTGGAACTGGTCCGGAAGATCCTGTGCTATTCGAGCAATCCCGGAGACCTCGTTCTCGACCCGTTCCTGGGATCGGGCACGGTGGCAGTCGCCAGCAGGGAAACCGGGAGGCACTTTCTCGGGTTTGAGATCGTTGCCGAATACATCGCATTCGCAGAACAGCGCCTGCATGATGCGCCAGCCCGGATGGACAAAAAAACGTGA